A genomic region of Vitis vinifera cultivar Pinot Noir 40024 chromosome 7, ASM3070453v1 contains the following coding sequences:
- the LOC100251093 gene encoding peptidyl-prolyl cis-trans isomerase CYP63 isoform X1, which translates to MTKKKNPLVFLDVSIDGDPVEKIVIELFADVVPKTAENFRALCTGEKGVGTSTGKPLHYKGSFFHRIIKGFMAQGGDFSKGNGTGGESIYGGKFADENFKRAHEGPGFLSMANSGPNTNGSQFFMTFKRQPHLDGKHVVFGKVVQGIDTLKKIEQLGTGDGKPARLVKIVDCGETSENKIHGAVGTEKGRKKKSGKALSSDDSSDEQARGRRRNSLKDRRKKRKRKYSSSDSYSSDTDSDSYSSDNDSASDSDSSLSDSSSSSDGRRRKRRRPLKRDKHQRGKKRKDGRKDRKRGLRDKKSRHKSKWSSESSSGTDSGSTSSSRSSSDDEKASHHVSAHKTSNSTHTESKHPRNLDAGKKTGALEQDTITKPQKDHELKMSEDDSSHEEGEFSQKNELLNNGHGTEAKSEKTAKQHPLSDDSGKSRSLTPSPRRRAKISPRRNPSISPKKISTMSPRYQHDSRSPARKSGKRNQGNSRSPLGSPARKATEPPASNHGRGLSRSPSPNGAPKRIRKGRGFTDRFSFARRYRTPSPERSPRRSYPYGGRNVNARNRDRYSSYRSYSERSPQRRYRSPPRGRSPPRYRRRRSRSRSASRSPGAYHGRNRVRSRSPMRSPSPTDNRPPISERLRSRLGPQGDDQRPSDKGRFRSRSRSRGSSGSGSTEATPQKPCGKAASVSPSRSRSSSPDGQKGLVSYGDASPV; encoded by the exons ATGACTAAGAAAAAGAATCCTCTTGTATTCCTAGACGTATCAATTGATGGGGATCCTGTggaaaaaattgttattgag CTTTTTGCAGATGTTGTTCCTAAGACAGCAGAGAATTTTAGGGCACTCTGTACAG GTGAAAAGGGTGTTGGTACTTCTACTGGGAAACCTCTGCACTACAAGGGATCATTTTTCCATCGTATAATTAAAGGATTCATGGCCCAA GGTGGTGATTTTTCAAAGGGAAATG GCACTGGTGGAGAAAGTATTTATGGAGGGAAGTTTGCAG ATGAGAATTTTAAACGGGCACATGAAGGGCCTGGTTTTCTCTCTATGGCAAATAGTGGTCCAAACACAAATGGGTCCCAGTTCTTTATGACTTTCAAGCGTCAACCCCATCTTGATGG GAAACATGTTGTTTTTGGCAAGGTTGTGCAGGGAATTGACACCTTGAAGAAAATTGAACAATTGGGAACAGGTGATGGGAAACCTGCTCGGCTTGTAAAAATTGTAGACTGTGGTGAAACTtctgaaaataaaattcatggTGCTGTTGGAACAGAGAAAG ggagaaagaaaaaatctgGGAAAGCACTTTCTTCTGATGACAGTTCTGATGAGCAAGCAAGAGGAAGACGCAGGAACTCTCTCAAAgacagaagaaagaaaagaaaacggAAATACTCATCATCTGATTCATACAGCTCCGATACTGATTCTGATTCTTATTCTTCTGATAATGATTCAGCTTCAGATTCAGATTCCTCACTATCAGATTCAAGTTCCTCCAGCGATGGAAGGCGTAGAAAGAGGAGGAGACCATTGAAAAGAGATAAGCACCAGCGcgggaaaaaaaggaaggatGGACGAAAGGATAGGAAGAGAGGTCTACGTGACAAAAAATCACGGCACAAGTCCAAATG GAGTTCAGAGAGTTCGAGTGGAACAGATAGTGGGAGTACTAGCAGCAGCAGAAGCAGCTCTGATGATGAGAAAGCCAGTCATCATGTTTCTGCTCATAAAACCAGTAACTCAACACACACTGAAAGCAAACACCCACGAAATTTAG ATGCAGGAAAGAAAACTGGGGCCCTAGAACAAGATACTATTACAAAACCACAAAAGGATCATGAGCTGAAGATGTCTGAGGATGATTCATCGCACGAAGAGGGGGAATTTTCTCAAAAGAATGAACTTCTAAATAATGGACATGGTACAGAAGCTAAATCTGAGAAAACTGCCAAGCAACATCCATTGTCAGATGACTCGGGCAAATCCAG GAGTCTCACTCCAAGCCCAAGAAGAAGGGCAAAGATTAGCCCAAGGAGAAATCCAAGCATTAGTCCTAAAAAAATCTCAACTATGAGTCCCAGATACCAGCATGACAGTCGCAGTCCTGCTAGGAAGTCTGGCAAGCGAAACCAGGGAAATTCAAGGAGCCCATTAGGTAGTCCTGCCCGCAAAGCCACTGAACCTCCTGCTTCGAATCATGGACGTGGTTTGTCAAGAAGCCCTTCTCCCAATGGTGCTCCAAAACGCATTAGAAAAGGGCGTGGTTTTACTGATCGTTTCTCCTTTGCACGTCGATACCGTACTCCATCTCCAGAGCGTTCCCCGCGCCGGTCCTACCCTTATGGTGGAAGAAATGTTAATGCAAGGAATCGCGATAG GTATTCAAGCTACAGAAGTTACTCAGAGCGCTCCCCACAAAGACGTTACAGAAGCCCACCACGAGGAAGGAGTCCCCCCAG ATACCGACGCAGAAGAAGCAGAAGCCGGAGTGCGTCTCGCAGCCCAGGTGCTTACCATGGTCGTAACAGGGTCCGCAGCCGGAGTCCAATGCGTAGTCCAAGTCCTACAGATAACCGACCTCCCATAAGTGAGAGGTTAAGGTCCCGTCTTGGACCCCAAGGTGATGATCAGCGCCCTTCAGATAAAGGAAGGTTCAGATCAAGGTCCAGGAGCAGAGGCTCATCTGGATCTGGATCGACAGAGGCCACCCCACAAAAACCCTGCGGTAAAGCAGCTTCCGTGTCTCCCAGCAGGTCTAGATCAAGCTCCCCAGATGGACAAAAGGGTTTAGTCTCCTATGGAGATGCCAGTCCCGTATGA
- the LOC100244173 gene encoding ammonium transporter 2 member 4, which yields MKLPLNLIPDEASPEWMNKGDNAWQLTAATLVGLQSMPGLVILYGSIVKKKWAVNSAFMAFYAFAMVLVCWVGWGYRMSFGEKLAPFIGKPNVALDQGYLLKPAFLGYFPNATMIYFQFVFAAITLILIAGALLGRMNFRAWMLFVPLWLTFSYTVGAFSLWCPDGWLAKLGTIDYSGGYVIHLSSGVAGFTAAYWVGPRASKDRERFPPNNILLMLAGAGLLWMGWTGFNGGDPYAVSTDASLAVLNTHVCAATSLLTWLMLDIIFFGKPSVIGATQGMITGLVCITPAAGVVQGWAAIIMGVLSGSIPWYTMMVVHKNIWLLKQVDDTMAVFHTHAVAGSLGGILTGFFAEPNLCRIFYLVPDYEHYIGLAYGFQTGRTTAGFRQMGVQIAGIVFVITLNVIMTSLICLFIRLIVPLRLADDELQTGDDAVHGEEAYALWGDGEKFESKHNSAFGMEEFPSVVPRTGGQV from the exons ATGAAGCTGCCGTTGAACCTGATCCCCGACGAAGCGAGCCCCGAATGGATGAACAAGGGAGACAACGCGTGGCAGCTGACGGCGGCGACGCTGGTGGGGCTTCAGAGCATGCCAGGACTGGTGATCCTCTACGGCAGCATCGTGAAGAAAAAATGGGCGGTGAACTCTGCCTTCATGGCGTTTTATGCCTTCGCGATGGTGCTGGTTTGCTGGGTGGGGTGGGGCTACCGAATGTCGTTCGGAGAAAAGCTCGCTCCTTTCATCGGAAAGCCGAACGTGGCCCTGGACCAAGGCTATCTCCTGAAGCCAGCTTTTCTCGGGTACTTTCCCAATGCAACTATGATCTACTTCCAGTTTGTGTTCGCGGCCATCACACTGATTCTAATAGCGGGTGCATTGCTTGGGAGGATGAACTTCCGGGCGTGGATGTTGTTCGTGCCGCTATGGCTTACTTTCTCCTACACTGTGGGCGCCTTCAGTCTATGGTGCCCCGACGGATGGCTGGCGAAGCTCGGAACAATCGACTACTCAGGCGGCTATGTAATCCACCTCTCTTCTGGTGTCGCCGGCTTCACTGCTGCCTACTGG GTGGGACCGAGAGCGAGCAAGGATAGGGAGAGGTTTCCGCCAAACAACATACTGCTGATGTTGGCTGGGGCTGGTTTGCTGTGGATGGGGTGGACTGGGTTCAACGGCGGTGATCCTTATGCTGTGAGCACGGATGCGTCTCTTGCCGTTCTTAACACCCATGTGTGCGCAGCTACTAGCCTCCTCACCTGGCTCATGCTTGACATTATTTTCTTTGGAAAGCCCTCTGTGATTGGGGCCACCCAGGGCATGATCACTGGCCTGGTTTGTATCACTCCTGCTGCAG GAGTGGTGCAAGGATGGGCAGCAATAATAATGGGAGTATTGTCCGGAAGCATACCATGGTACACCATGATGGTTGTGCACAAGAACATTTGGCTGTTGAAGCAAGTGGACGACACCATGGCTGTGTTCCACACCCATGCGGTTGCAGGTAGCTTAGGCGGCATTCTCACTGGCTTTTTCGCTGAGCCCAATCTCTGCCGGATCTTCTACTTGGTACCTGATTATGAGCATTACATAGGACTTGCTTATGGCTTTCAAACTGGGCGCACCACTGCTGGGTTCAGGCAAATGGGTGTTCAAATTGCAGGAATAGTGTTTGTGATCACCCTTAACGTTATCATGACCAGCctgatttgtttgtttattaGACTCATAGTTCCACTGCGGCTAGCTGACGATGAACTTCAAACTGGGGACGATGCTGTTCATGGGGAGGAGGCTTATGCGCTGTGGGGAGATGGGGAGAAGTTTGAGTCCAAGCATAATTCAGCTTTTGGAATGGAGGAGTTCCCATCGGTCGTGCCCAGAACTGGGGGTCAAGTTTAA
- the LOC100240861 gene encoding 2-methyl-6-phytyl-1,4-hydroquinone methyltransferase, chloroplastic yields the protein MASSMLTGAENLKLIRGISPNGLGFLGSDVHGKHFPKLGLVSWSRNYRLKTLKARCNASVSRPASQLRFIQHKKEAFWFYRFLSIVYDHIINPGHWTEDMRDDALEPADLNDRNLVVVDVGGGTGFTTLGIVKHVDAKNVTLLDQSPHQLAKAKKKEPLKDCRIIEGDAEDLPFPTDYADRYVSAGSIEYWPEPQRGIKEAYRVLKQGGKACMIGPVYPTFWLSRFFADVWMLFPKEEEYIEWFEKAGFTDVQLKRIGPKWYRGVRRHGLIMGCSVTGVKPASGDSPLQLGPKAEDVSKPTNPFVFFLRFILGALAGTYYVLVPIYMWLKDQLVPEGQPI from the exons ATGGCTTCTTCAATGTTGACTGGGGCTGAAAATTTGAAGCTAATCAGGGGCATTTCCCCAAATGGGTTAGGTTTTCTTGGCTCAGATGTTCATGGCAAGCACTTCCCCAAGTTGGGTTTAGTGTCGTGGAGTAGAAATTACAGGCTTAAAACCCTAAAAGCCAGGTGCAATGCCTCTGTATCTAGGCCGGCTTCTCAGCTTAGGTTCATTCAGCACAAAAAGGAGGCATTTTGGTTCTATAGATTCCTCTCAATCGTGTATGACCATATCATAAACCCTGGGCATTGGACCGAGGATATGAGGGATGATGCCCTGGAGCCTGCTGATCTCAATGATAGGAATCTGGTAGTGGTTGATGTGGGGGGAGGAACTGGGTTCACTACTTTGGGCATTGTCAAGCATGTGGATGCCAAGAATGTCACCCTTCTTGACCAATCGCCACATCAGCTTGCCAAGGCAAAGAAGAAGGAACCCTTGAAAGATTGCAGGATAATTGAGGGTGATGCTGAGGATCTTCCCTTTCCCACTGATTATGCTGATAGATATGTATCAGCAGGAAG TATTGAATATTGGCCAGAACCCCAACGTGGCATCAAAGAAGCATACAGGGTCTTGAAACAAGGAGGTAAGGCATGCATGATTGGTCCAGTGTACCCGACTTTTTGGTTGTCCCGCTTCTTTGCAGATGTATGGATGCTCTTCCCAAAGGAGGAAGAGTATATTGAATGGTTTGAAAAGGCTGGATTTACGGATGTTCAACTGAAAAGGATTGGCCCCAAATGGTATCGTGGTGTTCGCCGGCATGGACTGATCATGGGATGTTCTGTAACAGGTGTAAAACCTGCCTCTGGAGATTCTCCTTTGCAG CTGGGTCCAAAGGCGGAGGATGTATCGAAGCCTACAAATCCATTTGTGTTCTTTCTGCGCTTCATTCTGGGCGCCCTTGCAGGCACGTACTATGTACTGGTTCCTATTTACATGTGGCTCAAAGATCAACTCGTTCCCGAAGGACAACCAATCTGA
- the LOC100251093 gene encoding peptidyl-prolyl cis-trans isomerase CYP63 isoform X2 has protein sequence MTKKKNPLVFLDVSIDGDPVEKIVIELFADVVPKTAENFRALCTGEKGVGTSTGKPLHYKGSFFHRIIKGFMAQGGDFSKGNGTGGESIYGGKFADENFKRAHEGPGFLSMANSGPNTNGSQFFMTFKRQPHLDGKHVVFGKVVQGIDTLKKIEQLGTGDGKPARLVKIVDCGETSENKIHGAVGTEKGRKKKSGKALSSDDSSDEQARGRRRNSLKDRRKKRKRKYSSSDSYSSDTDSDSYSSDNDSASDSDSSLSDSSSSSDGRRRKRRRPLKRDKHQRGKKRKDGRKDRKRGLRDKKSRHKSKWSSESSSGTDSGSTSSSRSSSDDEKASHHVSAHKTSNSTHTESKHPRNLGKKTGALEQDTITKPQKDHELKMSEDDSSHEEGEFSQKNELLNNGHGTEAKSEKTAKQHPLSDDSGKSRSLTPSPRRRAKISPRRNPSISPKKISTMSPRYQHDSRSPARKSGKRNQGNSRSPLGSPARKATEPPASNHGRGLSRSPSPNGAPKRIRKGRGFTDRFSFARRYRTPSPERSPRRSYPYGGRNVNARNRDRYSSYRSYSERSPQRRYRSPPRGRSPPRYRRRRSRSRSASRSPGAYHGRNRVRSRSPMRSPSPTDNRPPISERLRSRLGPQGDDQRPSDKGRFRSRSRSRGSSGSGSTEATPQKPCGKAASVSPSRSRSSSPDGQKGLVSYGDASPV, from the exons ATGACTAAGAAAAAGAATCCTCTTGTATTCCTAGACGTATCAATTGATGGGGATCCTGTggaaaaaattgttattgag CTTTTTGCAGATGTTGTTCCTAAGACAGCAGAGAATTTTAGGGCACTCTGTACAG GTGAAAAGGGTGTTGGTACTTCTACTGGGAAACCTCTGCACTACAAGGGATCATTTTTCCATCGTATAATTAAAGGATTCATGGCCCAA GGTGGTGATTTTTCAAAGGGAAATG GCACTGGTGGAGAAAGTATTTATGGAGGGAAGTTTGCAG ATGAGAATTTTAAACGGGCACATGAAGGGCCTGGTTTTCTCTCTATGGCAAATAGTGGTCCAAACACAAATGGGTCCCAGTTCTTTATGACTTTCAAGCGTCAACCCCATCTTGATGG GAAACATGTTGTTTTTGGCAAGGTTGTGCAGGGAATTGACACCTTGAAGAAAATTGAACAATTGGGAACAGGTGATGGGAAACCTGCTCGGCTTGTAAAAATTGTAGACTGTGGTGAAACTtctgaaaataaaattcatggTGCTGTTGGAACAGAGAAAG ggagaaagaaaaaatctgGGAAAGCACTTTCTTCTGATGACAGTTCTGATGAGCAAGCAAGAGGAAGACGCAGGAACTCTCTCAAAgacagaagaaagaaaagaaaacggAAATACTCATCATCTGATTCATACAGCTCCGATACTGATTCTGATTCTTATTCTTCTGATAATGATTCAGCTTCAGATTCAGATTCCTCACTATCAGATTCAAGTTCCTCCAGCGATGGAAGGCGTAGAAAGAGGAGGAGACCATTGAAAAGAGATAAGCACCAGCGcgggaaaaaaaggaaggatGGACGAAAGGATAGGAAGAGAGGTCTACGTGACAAAAAATCACGGCACAAGTCCAAATG GAGTTCAGAGAGTTCGAGTGGAACAGATAGTGGGAGTACTAGCAGCAGCAGAAGCAGCTCTGATGATGAGAAAGCCAGTCATCATGTTTCTGCTCATAAAACCAGTAACTCAACACACACTGAAAGCAAACACCCACGAAATTTAG GAAAGAAAACTGGGGCCCTAGAACAAGATACTATTACAAAACCACAAAAGGATCATGAGCTGAAGATGTCTGAGGATGATTCATCGCACGAAGAGGGGGAATTTTCTCAAAAGAATGAACTTCTAAATAATGGACATGGTACAGAAGCTAAATCTGAGAAAACTGCCAAGCAACATCCATTGTCAGATGACTCGGGCAAATCCAG GAGTCTCACTCCAAGCCCAAGAAGAAGGGCAAAGATTAGCCCAAGGAGAAATCCAAGCATTAGTCCTAAAAAAATCTCAACTATGAGTCCCAGATACCAGCATGACAGTCGCAGTCCTGCTAGGAAGTCTGGCAAGCGAAACCAGGGAAATTCAAGGAGCCCATTAGGTAGTCCTGCCCGCAAAGCCACTGAACCTCCTGCTTCGAATCATGGACGTGGTTTGTCAAGAAGCCCTTCTCCCAATGGTGCTCCAAAACGCATTAGAAAAGGGCGTGGTTTTACTGATCGTTTCTCCTTTGCACGTCGATACCGTACTCCATCTCCAGAGCGTTCCCCGCGCCGGTCCTACCCTTATGGTGGAAGAAATGTTAATGCAAGGAATCGCGATAG GTATTCAAGCTACAGAAGTTACTCAGAGCGCTCCCCACAAAGACGTTACAGAAGCCCACCACGAGGAAGGAGTCCCCCCAG ATACCGACGCAGAAGAAGCAGAAGCCGGAGTGCGTCTCGCAGCCCAGGTGCTTACCATGGTCGTAACAGGGTCCGCAGCCGGAGTCCAATGCGTAGTCCAAGTCCTACAGATAACCGACCTCCCATAAGTGAGAGGTTAAGGTCCCGTCTTGGACCCCAAGGTGATGATCAGCGCCCTTCAGATAAAGGAAGGTTCAGATCAAGGTCCAGGAGCAGAGGCTCATCTGGATCTGGATCGACAGAGGCCACCCCACAAAAACCCTGCGGTAAAGCAGCTTCCGTGTCTCCCAGCAGGTCTAGATCAAGCTCCCCAGATGGACAAAAGGGTTTAGTCTCCTATGGAGATGCCAGTCCCGTATGA